The Chryseobacterium nakagawai genome has a segment encoding these proteins:
- the fusA gene encoding elongation factor G: protein MKNNTRNIGIIAHVDAGKTTLSERLLYYTGLIHKIGNVDDGNTTMDKDIQEKNRGITISSAAVSTQWKKDNKVYIINIIDTPGHIDFAVEVERSLRVLDSVVAVFCASSGVQPQTENVWFQAEKHGTSKICFINKMDRIGANFFAVLDEIRTKLNAVPLALQIPIGAEDSFEGVIDLIQQKALYWMDENGETIIEKEIPADYQNEADEYRMKLQETLAEYHEGFFDVFMNNQSEIDSEMMIKAIQEVCRSGAAVPVLCGSAFKNKGIQPLLDAVVTYLPAPDQLAHIQGKDPQTEGGIELGRNEEESFSGLVFKVIIDKHIGRLAMLRIYSGKIKSGDTVLNVRTGESFRISRILKMQSDKTLSVEEGRAGDIVALTGIKDAKTGDSLSSVEKPVLLEAITIPAPVIRVSIEPKTNGDEKNFGLVLAKIQEEDPSLVIERDKQTGETLLSGLGELHLEVTLEKIRLNHGIEINQGQPKVSYREILTETKIHREKLSKQNGGSGQFADISFEIGPRNDNEHGLEFVNMIKGGVIPGEFIPSVEKGFRDAMEQGPLKGYPLESMKINLLDGSFHAQDSAAMDFEIAARDGFKAAAGKCRPRLLEPIMQVEIQSIEEYTGAITADLNRRRGMITSIDEKSGRKIFAAEVPLASTFGYISDLRTLASGRASISMKLSHYALVPDFIANILMT, encoded by the coding sequence ATGAAAAATAACACAAGAAATATAGGGATTATAGCGCACGTTGATGCAGGAAAAACAACTTTATCAGAAAGGCTTCTTTATTATACAGGGCTTATTCATAAAATTGGAAATGTGGATGATGGAAACACCACCATGGATAAAGATATTCAGGAAAAAAACAGAGGAATAACTATTTCATCTGCTGCAGTTTCAACGCAGTGGAAAAAGGATAATAAAGTGTATATCATCAACATTATTGATACACCCGGACACATTGACTTTGCCGTAGAAGTAGAACGTTCATTAAGGGTTTTGGACAGTGTAGTTGCTGTTTTCTGTGCTTCATCAGGGGTACAGCCACAAACTGAAAATGTATGGTTTCAGGCAGAAAAACACGGGACTTCAAAGATCTGTTTCATCAATAAAATGGACAGAATCGGTGCTAATTTCTTTGCTGTTCTTGATGAGATCAGAACCAAGCTGAACGCCGTTCCACTTGCTCTTCAGATCCCCATCGGAGCTGAAGACAGTTTTGAAGGGGTGATTGATCTGATTCAGCAGAAAGCTTTATACTGGATGGATGAAAATGGAGAAACCATTATCGAGAAAGAAATTCCGGCAGACTATCAGAATGAAGCTGATGAATACAGAATGAAGCTACAGGAAACACTTGCCGAATATCATGAGGGTTTCTTTGACGTTTTTATGAATAATCAATCTGAAATAGATTCTGAGATGATGATTAAAGCGATACAGGAAGTATGCCGGTCTGGAGCTGCTGTACCAGTTCTATGTGGCTCTGCATTTAAGAATAAAGGGATTCAGCCGCTTCTGGACGCTGTGGTAACTTACCTTCCTGCTCCTGACCAGCTTGCCCATATTCAAGGAAAAGATCCACAAACGGAAGGAGGTATCGAACTTGGAAGAAATGAAGAAGAATCTTTCTCCGGGCTAGTCTTCAAAGTGATTATAGATAAGCATATCGGAAGACTTGCCATGCTTCGTATTTATTCAGGCAAGATTAAATCCGGAGATACGGTACTGAATGTAAGAACCGGTGAAAGTTTCAGGATTTCCAGAATTCTAAAGATGCAGTCGGATAAAACATTATCCGTTGAAGAAGGTAGAGCGGGTGATATTGTTGCTTTAACTGGAATAAAGGATGCTAAAACCGGAGATTCTTTATCTTCTGTGGAAAAACCTGTATTATTGGAAGCGATTACCATTCCTGCTCCTGTCATCAGAGTTTCGATTGAACCTAAAACCAACGGTGATGAGAAAAACTTCGGATTGGTACTGGCGAAAATTCAGGAAGAAGATCCTTCTTTGGTGATTGAAAGAGATAAACAAACCGGTGAGACTTTATTGAGTGGGCTTGGTGAGCTTCATCTTGAAGTTACTTTGGAAAAGATCCGTCTGAACCATGGTATAGAAATCAACCAGGGACAGCCTAAAGTTTCCTACAGAGAGATCTTAACTGAAACAAAGATCCACAGGGAAAAGCTTTCAAAACAAAATGGCGGAAGCGGACAATTCGCAGACATCAGTTTTGAAATCGGACCGAGAAATGATAATGAACATGGATTGGAATTCGTTAATATGATTAAAGGAGGCGTTATTCCGGGAGAATTTATTCCTTCTGTTGAAAAAGGGTTTAGAGATGCTATGGAGCAGGGACCTCTAAAAGGGTATCCTCTGGAAAGTATGAAAATCAACCTGCTAGACGGATCTTTCCATGCTCAGGATTCTGCAGCAATGGATTTTGAAATTGCAGCAAGGGACGGCTTCAAGGCTGCTGCAGGAAAATGTAGACCTAGGCTTCTGGAACCGATTATGCAGGTTGAAATTCAGAGTATTGAAGAATATACCGGAGCGATCACTGCAGATCTCAACAGAAGAAGAGGAATGATTACTTCCATTGATGAAAAATCAGGAAGGAAGATTTTTGCAGCCGAGGTTCCATTAGCTTCTACTTTCGGATATATTTCCGATCTCAGAACACTGGCCAGCGGAAGAGCTTCCATCAGCATGAAATTATCTCACTATGCTTTAGTGCCTGATTTCATTGCAAATATATTAATGACCTAA
- a CDS encoding HAD family hydrolase produces the protein MKTDIDIHNHCHFSFDLWLTLIKSHPEFKTKRVELFSSFFNIDKPIDEVAKTVKYYDDLCNTINEITGGNIDTFEIYLMILGALNVDVKLLNKEKLNKFYVESENLFLEYKPVIIFENIHDFFDDIKNQGKTINILSNTGFIKGKTMRKFLIHENLDQYIDFHIYSDEINCSKPNPLIFQEVKNNIKNQDLPLNQILHIGDNPVADYKGATDFGFSAHLLKH, from the coding sequence TTGAAAACAGATATCGACATTCATAACCACTGTCATTTTTCATTTGACCTGTGGCTTACCTTAATCAAATCTCATCCTGAATTTAAAACAAAAAGAGTTGAGCTGTTCTCCTCGTTTTTTAATATAGATAAACCGATTGACGAAGTTGCCAAAACTGTAAAATATTACGATGATCTTTGCAATACAATTAATGAAATTACAGGAGGAAATATAGATACTTTTGAGATATATCTGATGATTTTAGGAGCTTTGAATGTAGATGTAAAGCTTTTAAATAAAGAAAAACTAAATAAGTTTTATGTAGAAAGTGAAAATCTGTTCCTGGAATATAAACCTGTTATCATTTTTGAAAATATTCATGATTTTTTTGATGATATTAAAAATCAAGGGAAAACTATCAATATTCTGAGCAATACGGGATTTATCAAAGGAAAAACGATGAGAAAGTTCCTGATTCATGAAAATCTGGATCAGTATATTGATTTTCATATTTATTCTGATGAAATCAACTGTTCTAAACCGAACCCGCTTATTTTTCAGGAAGTAAAGAATAACATTAAAAATCAAGATCTTCCATTAAACCAGATTCTGCATATCGGAGACAACCCTGTTGCCGATTATAAAGGAGCAACTGACTTCGGGTTCAGCGCACATTTACTAAAACACTAA
- a CDS encoding phosphoribosyltransferase family protein, giving the protein MNTRYSLHHIHSADEFTFSPAEYSYFKYGDKSYAEKFAKELFDGFISENKHLLNTDKEIVVLPSPYMAIPTASNFLCFYFKKHLDYYLFQKEKKSSILSKINRNHTYITDYGNLNFEDRKNLIANDTYYIDKDFLRGKLCIFIDDIKITGSHEYTVNRILNEYEVEADFMFLYYAELMNFDLDPQIENFFNYYAVKNVKHIAEVMNKSSFQFNTRIVKYILGLDSSNFDYLTSKVKKEQMDLLVELAISNNYHLIKEYKNNINTLTQTELYYGY; this is encoded by the coding sequence ATGAACACAAGATACAGCTTACACCACATTCATTCAGCGGATGAGTTCACTTTCTCACCCGCAGAATACAGTTATTTCAAGTATGGCGATAAGTCGTATGCTGAAAAATTTGCAAAAGAATTATTCGACGGATTTATTTCCGAAAATAAACACCTTTTAAATACAGATAAAGAAATTGTAGTGCTTCCAAGTCCTTATATGGCCATTCCTACAGCTTCCAATTTTTTATGCTTTTACTTTAAAAAACATTTGGACTATTATCTGTTTCAAAAGGAAAAAAAATCAAGTATTTTATCTAAAATCAACAGAAATCATACGTATATCACAGATTATGGGAACCTTAATTTTGAGGATCGTAAAAATCTGATAGCCAATGATACTTATTACATTGATAAAGATTTTTTAAGAGGAAAACTTTGTATTTTTATAGACGATATAAAAATTACAGGGAGTCACGAATATACTGTGAACAGAATCCTGAATGAATATGAGGTGGAGGCAGATTTCATGTTCCTGTATTATGCTGAGCTGATGAACTTTGATCTCGATCCTCAAATTGAGAATTTTTTCAATTATTACGCAGTGAAAAACGTAAAACATATTGCGGAAGTAATGAATAAGTCCAGCTTTCAGTTTAATACCAGGATTGTGAAATATATTTTAGGCTTAGATTCAAGTAATTTTGATTATCTTACGTCTAAAGTAAAAAAGGAGCAAATGGATCTCTTGGTGGAACTTGCCATCAGTAACAATTATCATTTAATAAAAGAATATAAAAATAACATCAATACTTTAACACAAACGGAATTATATTATGGCTATTAA
- a CDS encoding TerD family protein, producing the protein MAINLQKGQRENINAPKFTVGLGWDLNNTSTGTAFDLDASLFLLGDDKKLVSDNHFIFYNNLESPDKAVVHTGDNLTGEGAGDDEQIKIDLTKIDNAVKEITVVVTIHDADSRRQNFGQVRNSFIRIFNTDTNEEILKYELDEDFSIETAVEFGRIYNRNGEWKFEAVGAGQRDGLEKFVSIYQK; encoded by the coding sequence ATGGCTATTAACTTACAAAAAGGACAAAGAGAAAATATTAACGCCCCTAAATTCACTGTAGGTTTAGGATGGGATCTCAATAATACTTCTACAGGAACAGCATTTGACCTTGACGCTTCTTTATTTTTGCTGGGAGATGATAAAAAACTAGTTTCAGATAATCACTTTATTTTCTATAACAACCTGGAATCTCCGGATAAAGCTGTAGTCCACACTGGAGATAACCTTACAGGAGAAGGTGCTGGTGATGATGAACAGATCAAGATTGATCTTACGAAAATTGATAATGCAGTAAAGGAAATTACGGTTGTAGTAACCATCCACGATGCAGATTCAAGAAGACAAAACTTTGGGCAGGTAAGAAATTCTTTCATCAGAATTTTCAATACAGATACGAATGAAGAAATCTTAAAATATGAATTGGACGAAGATTTCTCAATCGAAACAGCAGTAGAGTTCGGAAGAATCTATAACAGAAACGGAGAATGGAAATTTGAGGCAGTAGGAGCAGGACAGAGAGACGGCCTTGAAAAATTTGTATCAATTTATCAGAAGTAA
- a CDS encoding toxic anion resistance protein, producing MDNQENQPIDPLGSIEPLRTFEPTPMVPPTPAQPVQNAAPAVLVDREGNVNLTQLQSEERQKYEVLANSIDEANPGSIVNFGAELQKTLTNQSDSFLGNVRRSNSGEVGGLINDLLVELNYVDVEELNGNKVKSFLSKLPFMKKVITQVENLFTKYDKIINNIEQISYKVNAGIITSTKDNAVLQTIFESNVNSIKQIEDLVIAGNIRMERAAVELAQMEASPESFQDYQIADKRDFIARLDRRMADLKVVRVIMMQSLPQIRLVQNNNVSIAEKAQTILTTTLPVWKNQLSLAVAMYRQQQNIEIQQKVSSTTEEILRKNAERLGQNSINVARANEQTIVSVETLKETTSMLINTLNEVKQIQKQGADNRRKLDQDLQTLEHELKANVRG from the coding sequence ATGGACAATCAAGAAAATCAACCGATAGATCCACTAGGATCAATTGAACCTCTTAGAACATTTGAACCTACTCCAATGGTTCCTCCAACACCGGCTCAGCCTGTTCAAAATGCAGCGCCAGCAGTATTGGTAGACAGAGAAGGAAATGTAAATTTGACTCAGTTACAGTCAGAAGAACGCCAGAAATATGAAGTTTTAGCGAACTCTATTGATGAAGCTAATCCGGGATCTATTGTAAATTTCGGAGCTGAACTTCAGAAAACATTAACCAATCAGAGTGATAGTTTCTTAGGGAATGTAAGAAGATCTAACTCAGGAGAAGTTGGTGGATTGATCAATGACCTTTTGGTAGAGCTGAACTATGTAGATGTAGAGGAACTGAACGGAAATAAAGTAAAAAGTTTCCTGAGCAAATTGCCATTCATGAAGAAGGTAATCACTCAGGTAGAAAATTTGTTTACAAAATATGACAAGATCATCAATAATATTGAGCAGATCTCTTATAAAGTAAATGCAGGAATCATCACTTCTACAAAGGATAATGCAGTGCTTCAGACTATTTTTGAAAGCAATGTAAACTCTATCAAGCAAATTGAGGACCTTGTGATTGCAGGAAATATCAGAATGGAAAGAGCTGCTGTAGAATTAGCTCAGATGGAGGCAAGCCCTGAGAGTTTCCAGGATTATCAGATTGCCGATAAGAGAGACTTTATTGCAAGATTAGACCGCAGAATGGCTGATCTTAAGGTGGTACGTGTAATTATGATGCAGTCACTTCCACAGATCAGACTGGTTCAGAATAACAACGTTTCTATTGCAGAAAAAGCGCAGACTATTCTTACCACTACACTTCCTGTATGGAAAAACCAGCTTTCACTTGCCGTTGCGATGTACAGACAGCAGCAGAATATTGAAATCCAGCAGAAAGTATCTTCTACTACAGAAGAGATTTTAAGAAAGAATGCAGAGCGTCTTGGTCAGAACTCAATTAACGTGGCAAGAGCCAATGAACAAACTATTGTCTCTGTAGAAACATTGAAAGAAACAACTTCAATGCTGATCAACACATTAAATGAAGTGAAACAGATTCAGAAACAGGGAGCTGATAACAGAAGAAAGCTGGATCAGGATCTTCAGACATTAGAGCACGAATTAAAAGCGAATGTCAGAGGTTAA
- a CDS encoding TerD family protein — MAINLQKGQRINLKKENGAELSQACVGINWGAIEKKGFFGTKKEAVDLDGSCILYDSNKNVTEVIYFGNLKSKNGSVRHSGDDLTGDVDGDDGLDNEVITVDFSNLDSNVDHVAMVLNSYRGQDFGTIPFASIRIYEGTPTNVKEVFAKYDIANDASFKGHVAMVMGVFYRRNGEWKFNAIGDPTADRKLEQTIQTVQMNYL; from the coding sequence ATGGCTATCAACTTACAAAAAGGTCAGAGAATCAACCTTAAAAAAGAAAACGGAGCTGAACTTTCCCAGGCTTGTGTAGGAATCAACTGGGGAGCAATTGAAAAAAAAGGATTTTTCGGAACTAAAAAAGAGGCAGTAGACTTAGACGGAAGCTGTATTTTATATGATTCCAATAAAAATGTAACGGAAGTGATCTATTTCGGAAACCTGAAATCTAAAAATGGATCTGTAAGACACAGTGGAGACGACCTTACTGGTGACGTAGATGGAGACGATGGTTTAGATAACGAAGTAATTACTGTTGATTTCAGTAACCTTGATTCTAATGTAGATCACGTAGCAATGGTATTAAACAGCTACAGAGGCCAGGATTTTGGAACTATTCCTTTTGCTTCTATCCGTATTTATGAAGGAACTCCAACGAACGTAAAGGAGGTTTTTGCTAAATATGATATTGCGAATGATGCTTCTTTCAAAGGACATGTTGCTATGGTAATGGGTGTTTTCTACAGAAGAAATGGAGAGTGGAAATTCAATGCGATTGGAGATCCTACAGCAGATAGAAAACTGGAGCAGACGATCCAAACCGTACAGATGAATTATTTATAA
- a CDS encoding TerC/Alx family metal homeostasis membrane protein — protein MEHQSILDLHPGLVWGFAVTVVIMLLLDLGVFNKKSHEVSSKEATIWSIVWISLSMIFSGVVYWVFNTDGTPESHALAVEKFTQYQAAYWIEKALSVDNLFVFILVFGFFKVPKFLHHKVLFWGIIGALIFRAIFIFAGVGLINLTYLPEMNIFGEAVKINVVMTLFGLFLVYAGIKSWGDGGDDDDEDYSNTAGARLIKSFWKVSDNYDGDKFFTIQNGIKMATPLLVVVGVIEFTDVLFAVDSIPAIFAISNDPFILYTSNIFAILGLRSLYFLLANFIHMFSKLPYGLAIILSFIGVKMLIAPWIHIPSPISLGIVGGVLVISVLLSVIFPEKEEDKKEELEKK, from the coding sequence GTGGAACATCAAAGTATTTTAGATCTGCACCCTGGCTTGGTGTGGGGATTTGCGGTAACAGTCGTTATCATGTTACTCCTGGATTTAGGAGTTTTCAACAAAAAAAGCCATGAAGTTTCTTCCAAAGAAGCTACCATCTGGTCTATTGTATGGATCTCACTGTCTATGATATTCTCGGGCGTTGTGTATTGGGTTTTCAATACAGACGGTACCCCTGAAAGTCATGCCCTGGCAGTAGAAAAGTTTACCCAGTATCAGGCGGCTTATTGGATTGAAAAAGCCCTTTCTGTAGATAACTTATTCGTATTTATCCTTGTTTTCGGATTCTTTAAAGTTCCGAAATTCCTTCACCATAAAGTGCTTTTCTGGGGAATTATCGGAGCATTGATCTTCAGAGCGATATTTATCTTTGCGGGAGTTGGCCTGATTAACCTTACATATCTTCCTGAAATGAACATTTTCGGAGAAGCAGTAAAAATTAATGTTGTAATGACCTTATTCGGTTTATTCCTTGTATATGCGGGAATCAAATCATGGGGTGACGGAGGAGATGATGATGATGAAGACTATAGTAATACAGCAGGAGCAAGACTAATCAAAAGCTTTTGGAAAGTTTCTGATAATTATGATGGGGATAAGTTCTTCACGATTCAGAATGGGATTAAAATGGCTACACCACTATTAGTGGTTGTAGGTGTAATTGAATTTACGGACGTTCTTTTCGCAGTAGATTCCATTCCGGCGATCTTTGCCATTTCAAATGACCCGTTTATCCTGTACACATCAAATATCTTTGCTATTTTAGGTCTTAGATCATTATATTTCCTATTGGCCAACTTTATCCACATGTTCAGCAAGCTTCCGTACGGATTGGCAATTATCCTTTCATTCATCGGAGTTAAGATGCTTATTGCACCATGGATTCATATCCCTTCCCCAATTTCATTAGGAATTGTAGGTGGAGTATTGGTGATTTCTGTTCTTCTATCTGTTATCTTCCCTGAAAAAGAGGAGGATAAAAAAGAAGAATTAGAAAAAAAATAA
- a CDS encoding TetR/AcrR family transcriptional regulator, whose amino-acid sequence MKSPRERIIATTFNLFAKQGYNSTGINQIISESEVAKASFYLHFKSKEDLCVEFLNVRHEYWFHELHTFSAQSEDLYSKIMNAFDFLIYMNKKENFRGCSFLNILSEIPTDNIKILNVIQSHKADLRNYFLELLKDDDLSDHIYMLFESSIIESQLYKSNELIEKSKKIVTQLIP is encoded by the coding sequence ATGAAATCTCCAAGGGAAAGAATTATCGCAACCACTTTCAATTTGTTTGCAAAGCAAGGATATAATTCAACAGGAATCAATCAGATTATTTCAGAATCTGAGGTGGCTAAAGCAAGCTTTTACCTTCATTTTAAATCAAAGGAAGACTTATGTGTAGAATTCCTCAATGTAAGACACGAATATTGGTTCCATGAGCTTCATACTTTTTCTGCCCAGTCAGAAGATCTTTATTCAAAGATTATGAATGCTTTTGATTTTCTGATCTATATGAACAAAAAAGAAAATTTCAGAGGTTGCAGCTTTCTGAACATTTTATCAGAAATCCCCACAGATAATATTAAAATTCTAAACGTGATCCAGTCCCATAAAGCTGATCTTAGAAATTACTTTCTGGAATTATTGAAAGACGATGATCTTTCTGATCATATTTATATGCTTTTTGAAAGCAGCATTATAGAAAGCCAGCTTTATAAATCGAATGAGCTGATAGAGAAATCAAAAAAAATAGTCACCCAATTAATCCCTTAA
- a CDS encoding nuclear transport factor 2 family protein: protein MEQKHPLPPFTLETAKQKIQMAEDAWNSQDPEKVSKAYTIDSEWRNRDTFVNGREEIIVFLQKKWEKELNYKLKKEYWAHTENRIAVRFEYEYQTKEGNWFRAYGNENWEFDENGLMAKRYASINDLAIKEEERKFR from the coding sequence ATGGAACAAAAACATCCGCTTCCGCCTTTCACTCTTGAAACGGCAAAGCAAAAAATTCAAATGGCAGAAGATGCCTGGAACAGTCAGGATCCTGAAAAAGTTTCCAAAGCTTATACAATAGACAGCGAATGGAGAAACAGAGATACATTTGTCAATGGAAGAGAAGAGATTATTGTATTTCTTCAGAAGAAATGGGAAAAAGAACTCAATTATAAACTTAAGAAAGAATATTGGGCACACACTGAAAACCGTATTGCGGTTCGTTTTGAATATGAATATCAGACTAAGGAAGGAAATTGGTTTAGAGCTTATGGAAATGAGAACTGGGAGTTTGATGAGAATGGCTTGATGGCTAAAAGATATGCCAGCATCAATGATCTTGCTATAAAAGAAGAGGAACGTAAATTTAGATAA
- a CDS encoding zinc metalloprotease: MSRTRIVKGSYTKISQEGHSMYSNENIITTAGNSITEIGVKGGVSYGIPKYAPAIDLTAKCFVQFRPKNNWKGEDYGFDWMRLGETTNFGDKHYKDLAADQYKKKKNKKEKALTILETDINEYEGDFKVSSSMFARLRNEYGVYSIPWRKKADGNAEDYFCSWLSLYPTRIKDESGNLKASGFNNTKALLSLIVEVDQEPQTLRFKENPHFKIYPMEIATKSIGKHDLKDYVNIECLKEFNTDQSIEVYAVSKNEEGKEVKQLAGKLKVWANDASKRKKAKVLLVDVDTNINGKLSGSSSGQKQLFEKYLRHALIETEVQTYSLDLSSDSNLQHGGKYVDKNRILAYYDDENQIPLIHADGYLNLVLYLNGKLKEDLKSKKENEYKYSKYFVAFYLGESGGCKDKSNIYKGLNGYAHDDFVILFPRKSDETAAHEFLHTKGVPHSFTNNVADPNAEYTYIYGETENIMDYSHINSNPRYSLWKWQWEKTNSKINNL; encoded by the coding sequence ATGAGCAGAACGAGAATTGTAAAAGGGAGCTATACCAAGATTTCTCAGGAAGGACACAGCATGTATTCCAATGAAAACATTATCACTACTGCAGGGAATTCAATTACAGAAATAGGAGTAAAAGGAGGGGTTAGTTACGGAATACCCAAATATGCACCAGCTATAGATTTAACTGCAAAATGTTTTGTACAGTTCAGGCCAAAAAACAATTGGAAAGGTGAGGATTACGGATTTGATTGGATGAGGCTTGGGGAAACTACTAATTTTGGGGATAAACATTATAAAGACTTGGCAGCCGACCAGTATAAGAAAAAGAAGAATAAAAAAGAAAAAGCTTTGACAATATTGGAAACTGATATTAATGAATATGAGGGGGATTTTAAAGTATCTTCCTCTATGTTTGCCAGGCTCAGGAATGAATATGGGGTATACAGCATCCCTTGGAGGAAAAAAGCAGATGGCAATGCTGAGGATTATTTCTGCTCATGGCTTTCATTGTATCCCACCCGTATCAAGGATGAATCTGGGAATCTTAAAGCTTCTGGTTTTAACAATACGAAAGCTTTGTTAAGTCTTATTGTGGAAGTGGACCAAGAGCCACAGACCTTAAGATTTAAGGAGAATCCCCATTTTAAAATATATCCAATGGAAATCGCTACAAAATCTATAGGAAAGCATGATCTGAAGGACTATGTAAACATAGAATGTCTGAAGGAATTCAACACTGACCAGAGTATAGAAGTGTATGCTGTATCTAAGAATGAAGAAGGAAAAGAAGTAAAACAGCTGGCTGGAAAATTAAAAGTCTGGGCAAATGATGCTTCGAAGAGGAAGAAAGCTAAAGTTTTATTAGTTGATGTTGATACTAATATTAATGGAAAACTGTCTGGAAGTTCTTCAGGTCAAAAACAATTATTTGAAAAATATCTTCGACATGCATTAATTGAAACGGAAGTACAAACTTATTCGTTAGATTTATCCTCTGATTCAAATTTGCAACACGGAGGAAAATATGTAGATAAAAACAGAATATTGGCCTATTATGATGATGAAAATCAGATTCCTCTCATTCATGCTGATGGATATTTAAATCTGGTTCTCTATCTTAACGGAAAGTTAAAAGAAGATCTTAAAAGCAAAAAAGAAAATGAGTATAAATACAGTAAGTATTTTGTGGCTTTCTATCTGGGAGAAAGTGGTGGTTGTAAAGATAAGTCAAACATATATAAAGGTCTGAATGGGTATGCCCATGATGATTTTGTCATTCTTTTTCCAAGAAAAAGCGATGAAACTGCAGCCCATGAATTTTTGCATACTAAAGGCGTCCCGCACAGTTTTACCAATAATGTAGCAGATCCCAATGCAGAATATACCTATATATACGGTGAAACAGAAAATATCATGGATTATTCTCATATCAACAGCAATCCTAGATACAGCCTATGGAAATGGCAGTGGGAAAAAACAAATTCTAAAATAAATAATTTATGA